From a single Planctellipticum variicoloris genomic region:
- a CDS encoding 3-keto-disaccharide hydrolase: MRCKTGWLCLFGLLAGCGGAAEKSSAPDAAEPKSAAVSKESAPADDSKAAASAAAEPVPALEIDRPDGVNVLTRGDLEAGWIKLFDGHTLFGWKANSATPWRVEDGVIIADSGDKGLLVTTTRFADYELQCDFRVEAGGNSGIFLRTSFEPKDPAIDCYELNMCDTHPEYGTASLVKRAKPEMPVIGDGEWHSFHVRVEGPVVMVQMDGKPVLEYRDETSAPLASGFIGLQRNAGKVEFRSVSLKPLGTADLFDGESLAGWRVVPGSKSEFTATEEEIRVVNGRGFLETERTAANFLLQFEAKTDAERLNSGVFFRALPGTEAEPSNGYEFQIQNGFKEGDRNSPEDHGTGAIFRRVSARRVVANDNEWLSATLAADGPHFASWVNGIQVVDWTDDRAADPNPRKGSSLAAGHFSLQGHDPTTKLAFRKLKLAELP, from the coding sequence GTGCGCTGTAAGACGGGCTGGTTGTGTTTGTTCGGGTTGCTGGCCGGGTGCGGCGGGGCGGCCGAGAAGTCGTCCGCACCAGATGCCGCGGAACCGAAGTCCGCAGCAGTCTCGAAGGAATCCGCCCCGGCGGATGACTCGAAGGCCGCTGCTTCCGCTGCCGCGGAACCCGTTCCGGCGCTGGAGATTGACCGGCCGGACGGCGTCAACGTGCTGACGCGGGGAGACCTGGAGGCGGGGTGGATCAAGCTGTTCGACGGGCACACGCTGTTCGGCTGGAAAGCCAACAGCGCGACGCCGTGGCGGGTCGAAGACGGCGTGATCATTGCCGATTCGGGGGACAAAGGGCTGCTGGTGACGACCACGCGGTTCGCGGACTACGAGCTGCAGTGCGATTTCCGCGTGGAGGCGGGAGGGAACAGCGGGATTTTCCTGCGGACGTCCTTCGAGCCGAAAGATCCAGCCATCGACTGCTATGAACTGAACATGTGCGACACGCATCCCGAGTACGGGACGGCGAGTCTGGTCAAACGGGCCAAACCCGAGATGCCAGTGATCGGCGACGGCGAGTGGCACTCGTTCCACGTCCGGGTGGAAGGTCCCGTGGTGATGGTTCAGATGGATGGAAAACCCGTCCTGGAGTATCGGGACGAGACTTCTGCGCCGCTCGCGAGCGGATTCATCGGGCTACAGCGGAATGCAGGAAAAGTCGAGTTTCGCAGCGTCTCTTTGAAGCCGCTGGGGACCGCCGATCTGTTCGACGGGGAGTCGCTGGCGGGCTGGCGGGTCGTGCCGGGATCGAAGAGCGAATTCACCGCCACGGAGGAAGAAATCCGGGTCGTGAACGGGCGGGGATTCCTGGAGACGGAACGGACTGCCGCGAATTTTCTTCTCCAGTTCGAGGCGAAGACCGACGCAGAGAGACTCAATAGCGGAGTGTTCTTCCGGGCTTTGCCGGGAACCGAGGCCGAGCCGTCGAACGGATACGAATTTCAGATCCAGAACGGATTCAAGGAGGGGGACCGCAATTCGCCGGAGGACCACGGCACCGGAGCGATTTTCCGGCGGGTCTCCGCCCGGCGCGTTGTGGCGAATGACAACGAGTGGCTATCGGCCACGCTTGCGGCGGACGGTCCGCACTTTGCGTCGTGGGTCAACGGGATTCAAGTGGTGGACTGGACTGATGACCGAGCGGCCGATCCCAATCCACGGAAGGGGTCGAGTCTCGCGGCGGGACATTTCTCCCTGCAGGGGCATGACCCGACGACGAAGCTGGCGTTCCGAAAGTTGAAGCTGGCGGAATTGCCGTAG
- a CDS encoding universal stress protein — protein MTQLQRILFATDLSEPASHAQKYACSLAEQFRAELHVLSVIQDVALVSPDPNVPWVIPASSLEEVQKSLEQSLAQVPDPAWSAGKSVVRVIRTGAPYAEIVEYAKEANIDLIVIGTHGRSGILHALLGSVAEKIVRKSPCPVLTVPPKGHDFV, from the coding sequence ATGACGCAACTGCAGAGAATCCTCTTTGCCACAGACTTGAGCGAGCCGGCGAGCCACGCACAAAAGTACGCGTGCAGTCTGGCCGAGCAATTCAGGGCGGAACTGCATGTCCTGAGCGTCATTCAGGACGTGGCGCTGGTTTCGCCCGATCCGAACGTGCCGTGGGTGATTCCGGCGAGCAGTCTGGAGGAGGTTCAGAAGAGCCTGGAACAGTCGCTGGCGCAAGTTCCGGATCCGGCCTGGTCGGCAGGCAAGTCGGTCGTGCGGGTGATTCGAACGGGGGCGCCCTATGCGGAGATTGTCGAGTACGCGAAAGAGGCAAACATCGATCTGATTGTGATCGGGACCCACGGCCGCTCGGGGATTCTGCATGCCTTGCTGGGAAGCGTGGCGGAAAAAATCGTGAGAAAATCCCCCTGCCCTGTCCTGACGGTGCCGCCCAAAGGGCACGATTTCGTCTGA
- a CDS encoding DnaJ domain-containing protein, with product MNLSEAFAVLDISPEAAETEIDAAYKAAVQAWHPDRFARTPHMQGIAEAKLKRLNEAYSVLCAPREPVHARSAANYVDDRVLYQGFDPRLRMVGQNEPAGRPAETHILDRMLVLVTRRGGVFTRVTEYPYETILRIAHGETRWQSPEAASHESQPHAHDIRLCVLEATVPDGPQRRALVSLTFRDEQAAARFARQMMLALERDRSGPQATPPTHSSRDAQRQPAAARPVVLDHSRSPQATPPAGYAHHRPQKTWSGWLAGLSAFLLGSLAIAAAAVVPWPPLPSREVPLIAPIPEPELVVWTEPAAPAPHQPYEVCIRLQLPPGVLPPDDVYSPVEDLLLVASASDGTTSYETFKYVPPVTAPGGQAEIRIPAPILDTDSNAGESLEVYSRLIGRWVRLTVRAPHAPDHRSP from the coding sequence ATGAATCTCTCCGAAGCGTTCGCCGTTCTCGATATCTCGCCGGAAGCGGCCGAGACCGAGATCGACGCCGCCTACAAGGCCGCAGTTCAAGCCTGGCACCCCGATCGCTTTGCGCGGACTCCCCACATGCAGGGGATCGCAGAGGCCAAACTGAAACGGCTCAATGAAGCCTACTCGGTCCTCTGCGCACCGCGGGAGCCGGTTCATGCGCGATCCGCGGCGAACTATGTGGACGACCGCGTCCTCTACCAGGGCTTCGATCCCCGCCTTCGGATGGTCGGACAGAACGAGCCCGCCGGCCGCCCGGCCGAAACGCATATTCTCGATCGCATGCTGGTCCTCGTCACGCGCCGTGGCGGAGTATTCACGCGGGTCACAGAGTATCCCTATGAAACGATCCTCCGGATCGCTCACGGCGAAACCCGCTGGCAGTCCCCCGAGGCGGCAAGCCACGAGTCGCAGCCGCACGCGCACGACATCCGGCTCTGCGTGCTGGAGGCCACCGTTCCCGATGGTCCGCAGCGACGCGCTCTGGTCAGCCTGACCTTTCGCGACGAACAGGCCGCCGCTCGCTTTGCCCGGCAGATGATGTTGGCCCTGGAACGGGATCGGAGCGGGCCGCAGGCCACTCCCCCGACTCACTCCAGCCGCGACGCACAGCGACAGCCCGCAGCGGCCCGTCCTGTCGTCCTCGACCACTCCCGTTCGCCGCAGGCGACGCCTCCTGCCGGATATGCCCACCACCGGCCTCAGAAAACCTGGTCGGGATGGCTCGCGGGCCTCTCCGCGTTTCTGCTCGGCTCTCTCGCCATCGCCGCGGCAGCCGTCGTGCCCTGGCCGCCCCTGCCGTCCCGCGAGGTTCCGCTGATCGCGCCGATCCCCGAACCGGAACTGGTCGTCTGGACCGAGCCGGCGGCCCCGGCCCCTCATCAACCCTACGAGGTCTGCATTCGCCTCCAACTCCCCCCGGGTGTCCTGCCGCCGGACGACGTCTACTCGCCAGTCGAAGACCTGCTGCTGGTCGCTTCTGCGTCCGACGGAACCACCAGCTACGAAACTTTCAAGTACGTACCTCCGGTGACGGCCCCTGGTGGCCAGGCCGAAATTCGCATCCCGGCTCCCATCCTCGACACAGACTCCAATGCCGGTGAGTCGCTGGAAGTCTACTCGCGGCTGATCGGTCGCTGGGTCAGACTGACAGTCCGCGCGCCGCACGCGCCGGATCATCGATCTCCGTGA
- a CDS encoding energy-coupling factor ABC transporter ATP-binding protein — protein MSYRYPTGQLALDGMTFSLGHGERVALVGPSGAGKSTLLLHLNGLLPAILPKSPAEPAVYVAGVPVVPAQLSLIRRQVGLLFQDPDDQLFCPTVQDDVAFGPLNAGHGLDEVRRRVAQSLSAVGLPDAGPRNPAQLSVGERKRVCLAGLLACEPSVLVLDEPTASLDPRARRQLQGILRSFPGLQLIATHDLDFVLDLCTRVLVIDAGRLQADGPPERILSDPLLMDRHGLEVPWRLRPNNVSR, from the coding sequence TTGTCCTACCGCTATCCCACCGGCCAACTCGCTCTGGACGGGATGACGTTCAGTCTCGGCCACGGCGAACGCGTCGCACTCGTCGGACCCAGCGGCGCCGGTAAATCGACGCTGCTGCTCCACCTCAACGGCCTGCTGCCGGCCATCTTGCCCAAAAGCCCTGCGGAACCCGCCGTCTACGTGGCGGGCGTCCCCGTCGTCCCCGCACAGCTTTCGCTGATTCGCCGCCAGGTCGGACTGCTGTTTCAGGACCCCGACGACCAGCTCTTCTGCCCCACCGTCCAGGACGATGTCGCCTTCGGTCCGCTCAACGCCGGCCACGGCCTCGATGAAGTCCGCCGCCGCGTAGCCCAGTCCCTGTCCGCGGTCGGCCTGCCGGACGCCGGCCCGCGCAATCCGGCCCAACTCAGCGTCGGCGAACGCAAACGAGTCTGCCTGGCGGGGCTCCTCGCCTGCGAACCGTCCGTTCTCGTGCTCGACGAGCCGACGGCGTCGCTCGATCCACGAGCCCGGCGGCAATTACAGGGAATTCTCCGCAGCTTTCCCGGCCTGCAGCTCATCGCCACGCACGATCTGGATTTTGTCCTCGATCTCTGCACCCGCGTTCTGGTCATCGACGCCGGCCGACTTCAGGCCGACGGCCCCCCCGAGCGCATCCTGTCCGATCCGCTCCTCATGGACCGCCACGGACTCGAAGTCCCCTGGCGGCTCCGCCCGAACAACGTGTCTCGATGA
- a CDS encoding UvrD-helicase domain-containing protein, producing MSGGGSGRPKFTPQQALAITTRDVSVGLSAGAGCGKTFVLTQRFLSQLEPGPDACDLQQLVAITFTDKAAREMRDRIRAACQQRLAACTSDEIDHWLKILRGLDSARISTIHSFCTGLLRSHAVEAGLDPRFSLLEPSLADTLLQNVVRDVVHGLLERDDEDVCRLVLVFGLEKTRTLLEGLTQDRFRIEFSQFDDATPESIAENWLNRWRTQLVPELVGRLQESAGTQRLLELLRRHEPTHATMLQRRRVLLDWLGKPHAEWPDYDQGLGEIVENARVQGGGTKAHWPDEEIYNAVKEGLTAVRDEAKKLHALLDPGVEDLDLAAEFCWRGLRVLRQTVDAYEKAKQDQGVLDFDDLLLQARNLLRSDPHVSQRIGAGIRLLMVDEFQDTDPVQAEIVRQICGAALISGRLFLVGDHKQSIYRFRRADPDVFKALRAEIPRKGQLPLNKNFRSQPEVLKFVNHLFASAMGDQYEPLEPFDETQHTPPPVIEFLWATHDSPDAPGRFDADGDPDDSAAGKRRREADWIARRIRELLDDPTPVVRDKQVGGGLRRVSPGDVVLLFRALTNVQEYETALRRYGIDYYLVGGKAFFSQQEVYDLLNLCRYLSDPDDAIGLVGVLRSPFFNLSDDTLHVMHQPGLAWHDALQRTPPEFLPEDQRGRWLFARDTLGELRARKDHVAISELLQSAIDRTAYDAALMLEHLGSRKVANLRKLIDLARDFEASEQFTFQDYVQRLQSSVLQETSEEFATTLPETGNVVRLMSVHQSKGLEFPVVVVADMNRKGAGRAGSAVLHPELGALLRLPPTFGVERANLGLEIYRRLEETADDAETLRVMYVAVTRAADILICSAGMETNLKPESTWMKTLASRFHLDTGLPKFDALLGASAGSTADPDAIPLVVVHREPPSATPADNGAGGRVSLARLAETVITAEPDEPPDAARIFRPDATAARFFSVSQLEDLVSGHEPTAAAAVGDSERDTSTWDRDRATLVGTLFHAVMEKVDLRQPESWAIALAEVCRRETKTVAEEDRRLVAELVETWCSAPISTELQQAGKLFRELDFLLPVARSGAQPHAVVGQIDCLVQSAGGWKLLDYKTGKAAASKPDAEILAPYAFQLGVYALAAESWLGEPLAEVGLVLLRPAYRRVALPWDDAAREVVRRQLQAAVEAAAR from the coding sequence ATGAGCGGAGGCGGTTCAGGCAGGCCGAAGTTTACGCCGCAGCAGGCGCTGGCGATCACGACACGGGATGTTTCCGTCGGGCTGTCCGCGGGGGCCGGGTGCGGGAAGACGTTTGTCTTGACACAGCGGTTTCTGTCGCAGCTCGAACCGGGGCCGGACGCATGCGACCTTCAGCAGCTTGTCGCGATCACGTTCACCGACAAGGCGGCCCGGGAGATGCGGGACCGGATCCGGGCGGCGTGTCAGCAGCGGCTGGCAGCTTGCACGAGTGACGAGATCGATCACTGGCTGAAGATCCTGCGCGGGCTCGATTCCGCACGGATCAGCACGATTCACTCGTTCTGTACGGGGCTGCTGCGGTCGCACGCGGTCGAGGCGGGGCTGGATCCGCGGTTTTCGCTGCTGGAGCCGTCCCTGGCGGATACGCTGCTTCAGAACGTCGTGCGGGATGTGGTGCACGGACTGCTGGAGCGGGATGACGAGGACGTCTGCCGACTGGTGCTGGTGTTCGGGCTGGAGAAAACGCGGACGCTGCTCGAAGGGCTGACGCAGGACCGGTTCCGGATCGAGTTCAGCCAGTTTGATGACGCTACGCCGGAGTCGATTGCGGAGAACTGGCTGAATCGCTGGCGAACGCAACTGGTGCCGGAACTGGTCGGGCGGCTGCAGGAATCTGCGGGAACGCAGCGGCTGCTGGAACTGCTCCGTCGGCACGAGCCGACTCACGCCACGATGCTGCAGCGGCGGCGGGTGCTGCTGGACTGGCTCGGGAAGCCGCACGCCGAGTGGCCGGACTACGATCAGGGGCTGGGTGAGATTGTCGAGAACGCGCGCGTGCAGGGGGGCGGGACGAAGGCGCACTGGCCGGACGAAGAGATCTACAACGCGGTGAAAGAGGGGCTGACGGCGGTGCGCGACGAGGCCAAGAAGCTGCATGCGCTGCTGGATCCCGGCGTGGAGGATCTGGATCTGGCGGCCGAATTCTGCTGGCGGGGGCTGCGGGTGTTGCGGCAGACGGTAGATGCCTACGAGAAGGCGAAGCAGGATCAGGGGGTTCTGGATTTTGACGACCTGCTGCTGCAGGCGCGAAACCTGTTGCGGAGCGATCCGCACGTCAGCCAGCGGATCGGGGCGGGGATCCGGCTGCTGATGGTGGATGAATTTCAGGACACCGATCCGGTGCAGGCGGAGATTGTCCGGCAGATCTGCGGGGCGGCGCTGATCAGCGGTCGGCTGTTTCTGGTGGGGGATCACAAGCAGTCGATTTACCGCTTCCGGCGGGCCGATCCGGACGTCTTCAAGGCATTGCGGGCGGAGATTCCCCGCAAGGGGCAGTTGCCGCTGAATAAGAATTTCCGCAGCCAGCCGGAGGTGCTGAAGTTCGTCAATCACCTGTTCGCGTCGGCGATGGGGGACCAGTACGAGCCGCTGGAGCCGTTTGACGAAACGCAGCATACGCCGCCCCCGGTCATCGAGTTCCTGTGGGCCACACACGATTCGCCGGACGCTCCTGGCCGGTTTGACGCCGACGGCGATCCGGACGACAGCGCGGCGGGCAAACGCCGACGAGAGGCGGACTGGATCGCGCGGCGGATCCGGGAATTGCTGGATGATCCGACGCCGGTGGTGCGGGACAAGCAGGTCGGCGGAGGATTGCGACGGGTGTCGCCCGGGGACGTGGTGCTGCTGTTTCGCGCGCTGACCAACGTGCAGGAGTACGAAACCGCCCTGCGGCGGTATGGAATCGACTATTACCTGGTGGGGGGCAAAGCGTTCTTCTCCCAGCAGGAAGTCTACGATCTGCTGAATTTGTGCCGGTATCTGAGCGATCCGGACGATGCGATCGGGCTGGTGGGTGTGCTGCGTTCGCCATTCTTCAATCTGAGCGACGATACGCTGCATGTCATGCACCAGCCGGGGCTGGCGTGGCACGATGCGCTGCAGCGGACGCCGCCCGAGTTTCTCCCGGAGGATCAGCGGGGGCGGTGGCTGTTTGCGCGCGACACGCTGGGGGAGCTGCGGGCGCGGAAAGACCATGTTGCGATCTCGGAGCTGCTGCAGTCGGCGATCGACCGGACGGCTTACGACGCAGCGTTGATGCTCGAACATCTGGGTTCGCGCAAGGTGGCGAATCTGCGGAAGCTGATCGACCTGGCGCGGGATTTTGAAGCCTCGGAGCAGTTTACGTTTCAGGATTACGTGCAGCGGCTGCAGTCTTCGGTGCTGCAGGAGACGAGCGAGGAGTTTGCCACGACGCTGCCGGAGACGGGGAACGTCGTCCGGCTGATGAGCGTGCATCAGTCGAAGGGGCTGGAATTTCCGGTCGTCGTCGTGGCGGATATGAATCGCAAAGGAGCCGGAAGGGCCGGCTCGGCAGTCCTACATCCAGAGCTGGGAGCCCTGCTCCGCCTGCCGCCGACGTTCGGCGTCGAGCGGGCCAATCTGGGGCTGGAGATCTACCGGCGGCTGGAAGAGACGGCGGACGATGCGGAAACGCTGCGGGTGATGTACGTTGCAGTCACGCGGGCGGCGGACATCCTGATCTGTTCGGCGGGAATGGAGACGAATCTGAAGCCCGAATCGACGTGGATGAAGACGCTGGCGAGCCGGTTTCATCTCGACACGGGGTTGCCGAAATTCGATGCCCTGCTGGGGGCCTCGGCGGGGAGCACGGCCGATCCGGACGCGATTCCGCTGGTCGTCGTCCACCGGGAACCACCGTCGGCAACGCCCGCCGACAACGGTGCGGGAGGACGAGTTTCTCTGGCCCGACTGGCGGAGACGGTCATCACGGCTGAGCCGGACGAGCCGCCGGATGCGGCGCGAATTTTTCGGCCGGATGCGACCGCGGCCCGGTTCTTTTCGGTGTCGCAACTGGAGGACCTGGTCAGCGGCCACGAGCCGACAGCGGCGGCTGCGGTCGGGGACAGCGAGCGGGACACGTCGACGTGGGATCGGGATCGGGCGACGCTGGTTGGCACACTGTTTCATGCCGTGATGGAAAAGGTCGATCTGCGGCAACCGGAAAGCTGGGCAATCGCTTTGGCAGAGGTTTGCCGGCGAGAAACGAAGACGGTTGCCGAGGAAGACCGGCGGCTGGTGGCGGAGCTTGTGGAAACATGGTGCTCGGCGCCGATCTCCACCGAACTTCAACAGGCGGGGAAACTGTTTCGCGAGCTGGATTTTCTCCTGCCGGTCGCACGGTCCGGGGCGCAGCCGCACGCCGTGGTGGGGCAGATCGACTGCCTGGTGCAGAGTGCGGGGGGGTGGAAGCTGCTGGACTACAAGACTGGCAAGGCCGCCGCGTCAAAGCCTGATGCCGAGATCCTGGCGCCGTATGCGTTTCAGCTTGGGGTCTATGCTCTGGCCGCAGAATCGTGGCTGGGGGAGCCGCTGGCTGAAGTCGGCCTGGTGCTGCTGCGTCCTGCGTACCGCCGCGTGGCGCTGCCATGGGATGACGCGGCCCGGGAAGTCGTCCGTCGGCAACTGCAGGCGGCTGTTGAAGCTGCGGCGCGTTGA
- a CDS encoding serine/threonine protein kinase has translation MLEPPSDALVAGLAQLGLCRAADWRRARSRVRKLARDLPAFDSVWIDALVTLGLLSPFQARMVEDGRLADLEVGPCILIDQLGHSRINQTWLARNRAQGDRCVVKRIPLPPENSEAALKRLELLANCLSGLAEPHVVGPAVCQNDAGAAILVSHWVAGVPLSELLVRRGRFPASVVVDFARQLLAGLEALHQRNIVHGDLRLSNIRLTDAGRSVLVDAGIRPALSPELQLHAIQSPEACDTTAPELIGTGLAITPAADLYALGCVLWQLLAGRPPFPIADPLAKLAAHQTGRVPDVRDWAPNTPDPLADLILRLTAPRPADRPPGAAALLEELGRPGLHCRARLRTFRKLFDGAVPHLSTPASRGLGGWAWTAATIFLLSGLAVTLSDSNRRGELLSLWSPNLTTAGIETPLAASRDETHSPDQPKAPLRTLLELPEPDSQGVLTLATGTYSPRTITQVGSLAIRADHGARPVIKIGDRPWQITAREFALEGVAIQQTTASASAKPLRALLLIRTQSMTLQDVAFAVAEERPTPPPDVPAVAWTQIDRQDRTAGLAVLQNVTATRPGPLLFCREAPREITFDNCLKTEAGAALVVYQSHSTRPIHVGLTQSTLRGSGPLISLWGEFAERSGAARLQVDAVESVFAPADDTPALIELAAERLRHDWSQAVVWTGESSLLPSGLELVSHRDPVQHTVERLESTDVSADGLTVDAFEFAGPSLTSPPDSRLSASQAPRRSTEFPGFRP, from the coding sequence GTGCTCGAACCGCCGTCCGATGCGCTTGTCGCCGGGCTCGCACAACTGGGATTGTGCCGGGCCGCCGACTGGCGTCGCGCGCGGAGTCGGGTTCGCAAGCTCGCTCGCGACTTGCCGGCATTCGATTCCGTCTGGATCGACGCCCTCGTCACGCTCGGCCTGCTGAGCCCGTTTCAGGCCCGCATGGTGGAAGACGGCCGCCTCGCCGATCTGGAAGTCGGTCCCTGCATACTGATCGACCAGCTCGGCCACAGCCGGATCAACCAGACCTGGCTGGCTCGCAATCGCGCTCAAGGCGACCGCTGCGTCGTCAAACGCATCCCGCTGCCCCCCGAGAACTCGGAGGCTGCTCTCAAGCGGCTCGAACTCCTTGCGAATTGCCTGTCGGGTCTGGCGGAACCGCATGTGGTCGGCCCCGCCGTCTGCCAGAACGACGCCGGTGCCGCGATTCTCGTCTCCCATTGGGTCGCCGGCGTCCCTCTCTCCGAACTCCTGGTTCGCCGAGGGCGTTTCCCGGCGTCCGTGGTCGTTGATTTCGCTCGTCAACTCCTCGCCGGGTTGGAGGCTCTCCATCAGCGAAATATCGTTCACGGCGACCTCCGGCTCTCAAACATTCGTCTGACGGACGCGGGTCGGTCCGTCCTGGTCGACGCCGGCATTCGCCCGGCCCTGTCCCCCGAACTCCAATTGCACGCGATCCAGTCCCCCGAGGCCTGCGACACCACCGCCCCGGAGCTGATTGGCACTGGACTCGCAATCACGCCGGCGGCCGACCTCTACGCGCTGGGCTGCGTGCTCTGGCAGCTCCTGGCCGGCCGGCCGCCATTCCCGATCGCCGATCCGCTGGCCAAGCTGGCGGCCCACCAGACCGGTCGTGTCCCGGATGTTCGGGACTGGGCGCCAAACACGCCAGATCCGCTGGCCGACCTGATTCTCCGGCTGACGGCGCCGCGCCCGGCCGACCGTCCGCCCGGAGCCGCCGCCCTCCTGGAAGAACTCGGCCGGCCGGGACTCCACTGCCGAGCCCGGCTCCGAACCTTCCGCAAGCTCTTCGACGGCGCCGTTCCCCATCTCTCAACGCCGGCCAGTCGCGGCCTCGGCGGCTGGGCCTGGACGGCGGCGACGATCTTCCTCCTCTCGGGACTGGCCGTCACCCTCTCGGATTCCAACCGGCGCGGAGAACTGCTCAGCCTCTGGTCCCCGAATTTGACGACTGCAGGCATCGAAACCCCGCTCGCCGCATCCCGAGATGAAACTCACTCCCCGGACCAGCCGAAGGCGCCCCTTCGCACGTTGCTCGAACTCCCCGAACCCGACTCACAGGGCGTCTTGACGCTCGCCACGGGAACGTACTCCCCGCGAACCATCACCCAGGTCGGCTCGCTGGCAATTCGCGCCGACCACGGCGCCCGGCCGGTCATCAAGATCGGCGATCGCCCCTGGCAGATCACCGCGCGCGAGTTCGCTCTCGAAGGAGTCGCAATTCAGCAGACCACAGCTTCTGCATCCGCCAAGCCGCTTCGCGCACTCCTGCTGATCCGGACCCAGTCCATGACTCTGCAGGATGTCGCCTTCGCAGTCGCCGAAGAACGGCCGACTCCTCCCCCTGACGTGCCGGCAGTCGCCTGGACGCAGATCGACCGCCAAGACCGCACCGCCGGACTCGCGGTCCTGCAAAACGTCACCGCCACCCGCCCGGGACCGCTCCTGTTCTGTCGCGAAGCTCCGCGCGAGATTACGTTCGACAACTGCTTGAAAACAGAAGCGGGAGCCGCCCTCGTCGTCTACCAGAGCCACAGCACCCGGCCGATTCATGTCGGCCTGACGCAGTCGACGCTCCGCGGCTCGGGACCGCTGATCAGCCTCTGGGGCGAGTTCGCCGAGCGGTCCGGAGCGGCCCGTCTGCAGGTCGACGCCGTTGAATCGGTTTTCGCCCCGGCCGATGACACCCCGGCCCTCATCGAACTCGCCGCCGAACGCCTGCGGCACGACTGGTCCCAGGCGGTCGTCTGGACGGGCGAAAGCTCGCTCCTACCGTCAGGTCTGGAGCTCGTGTCTCACCGCGATCCCGTGCAGCACACGGTCGAACGCCTGGAATCGACCGACGTGTCCGCCGACGGGCTGACGGTCGATGCCTTCGAATTCGCGGGTCCGTCGCTGACCTCGCCCCCGGACAGCCGCCTCAGCGCCAGCCAGGCCCCGCGCCGTTCGACCGAGTTCCCTGGATTTCGACCATAG
- a CDS encoding carbohydrate porin, translating into MPVSRKIAWLAVFCLAAGPLAAQAPPSPAPATPPAAAPVQPLPPAVVFSENAGEATKPDWYEDPAALFGSNQTVQDLCDLRECYADNGLTARFELTQFYQGVVSGGLEQNSAYGWKFDKFVTLDGGKAGLWDGLFVDFHGEGRLGDSVNGSTGALAAVNTPMVFPTAGGNMAALTGVVITQALSEDFVVFAGKVNSLDTFKGVFSGERGITGFQNQAFVFSPLLARAIPYSTLAAGGAMLRDGEPVASFTIYDANNTPTQTGFESFFSRGAVVFGNVFVPVTILGRKGHQGVMGTWSSSKYSSLESSGHVYFPVPEATFTNHETGSWALVYRFDQYLYEDPCRPGCGWGVFGLFGFSDANPNPVAWIATVGVGGTSPLPGRSRDTFGVGYYFAGVSNMLINSLQPVTPIGDEEGVELFYNVEVAKWFRVTPDLQILNPTRQDAETAVVAGLRAQLVF; encoded by the coding sequence ATGCCTGTGAGTCGCAAGATCGCGTGGTTGGCGGTGTTTTGTCTGGCCGCCGGCCCGTTGGCCGCTCAGGCGCCACCCTCTCCTGCTCCCGCAACTCCTCCCGCTGCGGCGCCGGTTCAACCGCTGCCGCCGGCGGTTGTATTCTCCGAGAACGCCGGGGAGGCGACGAAGCCGGACTGGTACGAGGACCCGGCGGCGCTGTTCGGTTCCAATCAGACGGTGCAGGATCTTTGCGATCTGCGGGAGTGTTATGCGGACAACGGTTTGACGGCCCGGTTCGAGTTGACGCAATTCTACCAGGGGGTGGTCAGCGGCGGACTTGAGCAGAACTCGGCATATGGCTGGAAATTCGACAAATTCGTGACACTGGATGGTGGAAAGGCAGGTCTCTGGGACGGCCTGTTTGTCGATTTTCACGGCGAAGGCCGGCTGGGGGATTCGGTCAACGGGAGCACTGGGGCACTGGCGGCCGTCAATACGCCGATGGTGTTTCCGACGGCAGGCGGCAACATGGCCGCATTGACGGGAGTTGTGATCACTCAGGCGCTGAGCGAGGACTTCGTCGTTTTTGCCGGGAAAGTGAATTCGCTCGACACCTTCAAGGGTGTGTTCTCGGGCGAGCGCGGGATTACCGGCTTCCAGAACCAGGCCTTTGTGTTCAGCCCGTTGCTGGCCCGGGCGATTCCGTACTCGACGCTGGCAGCCGGCGGGGCGATGCTCCGCGACGGAGAGCCGGTGGCGTCATTCACGATCTATGACGCCAATAACACGCCGACTCAGACGGGGTTCGAATCGTTCTTCTCTCGAGGCGCCGTAGTCTTCGGGAATGTCTTTGTTCCGGTGACGATTCTCGGACGCAAAGGCCACCAGGGGGTGATGGGGACATGGAGCAGCAGCAAGTACAGCAGTCTTGAGAGCAGCGGCCACGTCTACTTTCCGGTGCCGGAGGCGACCTTCACGAATCACGAGACCGGCTCCTGGGCGCTGGTGTACCGGTTCGATCAGTATCTTTATGAAGATCCCTGCCGCCCGGGCTGCGGGTGGGGAGTGTTCGGGCTGTTCGGTTTCTCGGATGCGAATCCGAACCCGGTGGCCTGGATCGCCACGGTCGGCGTGGGGGGGACCAGCCCGCTGCCGGGGCGCAGCAGGGATACGTTCGGCGTGGGTTACTACTTTGCCGGCGTCAGCAACATGCTGATCAACAGCCTGCAGCCTGTGACGCCGATCGGTGACGAGGAAGGCGTGGAACTGTTTTATAATGTGGAAGTCGCCAAGTGGTTCCGGGTGACGCCCGACCTGCAGATCCTCAATCCGACGCGTCAGGACGCGGAGACCGCCGTCGTGGCCGGACTGCGGGCGCAGCTTGTGTTCTGA